ctAGTGATTGATCATGCTAGCTCTTTTGAAAGCGACACATATGGATGAAATAATTAGACCAGTTCAGCTCCCCAGACTTTTGCTAGTTAATGGAGGACGACATGATTTGCTTTCAAGGAACTTAATTAGAAGAATATTCCCATGATCACTTCGAGAATTTATATACCCAAAGTATCCAGCAAAGCATTGACTTTTCTAGAAAGTATAAATTCTTTCAACCCCAAACACTAATATTTAAGTTACAATAAATCTACCCATGCATAATCCACAAATAAAAACTTAGAACACACATGTCGAAATTAGGACAACTTTCAAAGCGGACACCTAATTAACCAGTACTACTGGACTTGCTCATACGTACGTACAAAAGCTCTCAATAATGCAAAGCAGACCTTGAGAGGAAACTTTGAACATACCAAAAGATCTATGTGGAGAAAACTTAAACACTGCATGCAAAGAGACCGAAATCTACCATCATCCattgatttggaggaagaggcTGGCTGATTGAGGCTTTTAAGGATTGGACTAATGGATTATCTGCCATCATTTGTTGGTTTTAGTGCTTGATTTCACGTACTATCCAAGGTACTTGTGGAAGAACAGCCAACGCCAACATCAATGCTTAAAGAGTGTGGGTATGTACTAAGCAAATACTCACTCTCTTCTGTATTGAGATCGGCTTCTTTCCTTGTTTGCTTTTCCTTACCTCTTAGTCCATCTAGCATCACCGCCACTTCCGTCATAGTAGGCCTATCATctcttttgcacatttcaaGGCTTGAAGctttttgtgatatttttacTGCTTCCAACTCCATTGAGACTTCTTGCATTGTAGGTCGTTTCTTCCCATCCAAGTTTAGGCACCTTTTTGCAAGGTTTGCGACTGTAATAAGCTCTTCTTTTACAGCTTCCTTTAGAACTCGTCTATCAAGAATATCAAACAAATTGTTTTCTTCCATCGAGCAAATAAAATATGTGGCTAAACTTTTAGCTTCTGGTGTCCTTGTCAACGAGATAGCCTTTTCTCCAGTTAAAAGCTCAACAAGGACAAcaccaaaactataaacatcaCTTTTTTGTGTAAATTGACTTGACTGAAAATACTCCGGGTCCAAGTATCCAAAAGTTCCATGCACTAGTGTAGTCAAGTGAGTTTGATCAATAGCAACGGATCTTGAAGTCCCAAAATCTGCTACTTTTGCTCTGTATTTATCATCTAAGAGAATGTTCGTTGACTTAATGTCTCGATGGTAAATGGGCAATGAAGCTGCTGAGTGTAAATAGTATAGAGCTCCTGCAATTTCTGTGGCAATTCGTAAGCGCATATCCCATGTTGGTGGAAACTCTTCATTTTGGTCACTTAGATATTTCGAGAGAGTTCCATTAGGAACAAATTCATACACTAGTAAAGGCACTTCTGTCTCTAAGCAACAACCAAGTAGTTTAACAATGTTCCTATGATTAATTCGTGAAAGAACGACAACTTCATTAATGAATTCTTGAAGCTTTCCTTCATTAATTATCTTTGATTTTTTCACAGCAACGATTCTTCCATCCTCTAACATACCTTTGTAAACGGTGCCTTGTCCACCTTGACCAAGTATTCTGTTATCATTAAAATGGTCAGTGGCCTTCTCCAAGTCctttgaattaaataatttcgTGTTCGCGACATTCAGTTCACTTTGAGATATTTGTTGCTGTAACAACAGTCCGCCATTTCGTTTAAAGAACTCCTGCCTACGTTcaatccttttccttttctttaccACTTTGTATGACCCCCATCCACCAATAAGCAAAAATAATATCCCAAGGCATGTACTAGCACCTGCTTAACTCAAAAAattaataggaaaaaaattacgCCACAGTTGggttattaatttatatatattattaataggtaattttatattaaaattgttAATGGAGAGACATGTTCTCTAAATGCTACAAATTAAGCCTAAGATGCAAAATCTCCATGCCGATGtgccaaaaatattttaagatactATAGTACTTTTTGAAACTTCTTTTTTCATTTAGGATGAGTACTCTAGCTAGCAATATTAAAGAAACTTATAAGAGAAAAATGTGTTTTCTATTAATATTCGGGTCTTGATCATTGATTTCGCTAACATTGATTTGgccaataaattttatttttattgtttttttttttataggaaaaccAATATCATTAATACAGGGAAACATTACAAGTTTTTGAGGGATAGTGTCCTAGTTTTATTGATTGCCTTGAGTACTTCCAATTAAGTTGCCATGAAGGAATATGctatatacaaaagaaaaacatgggGGTTTAATTACCATTTACAAAAGGATTGATTTGGCCAAGGTATAATCATAAAGAGTATGGTGTTAATCCTTACGAGGTTATATATACTATTGTAAATTTGGTGTTTAACATACtatttattacaaaaaaaataaaatatcaatatatactattttATCGAAGTTGATGTAGCATGAGTTTTCTACATCAACAGTGTATTTTATGTGCTACTAAATTAagaagcttatatataaatttattcctaTATTTAAATCAGCATCCGAGAGGACAATTTACCTATACCACATTGACATTTGGGTCAAGATGAGTTATACTTTTTACTCGAAAGTGGTCTCGAATTCTGACTTTTTTCAACCAAATGATTATTGGGAAAACAAGTGGTGATGAGGTTGGATagccaaatccttaaatttatgtaatttaaaaattagaaattaagcgaaaaatgaacaaaaaagagTTTAAAAGATTATAGTATGcactatattatatttaattaattctaatacATACGTACCGAGTGCAATAGGAATCATTCTAGATTGGCTTTCTTTAGCTCTGCAACCTATTCCGGGTGGCATCATCCCATCTCCTTCGAACCCATGTCGACAAGTACATGTGTAATTTCCATCTGTGTTGTTGCATGTTGCATTACCAGCACAAGGTTTCGGAAGCGAAATGCACTCGTTGATATCTGAGACAGTACAGCGATGCAGACACAAGAATTATATCATACatatagaaataatatatacacataatatatatatatatatatgtgagaaatgatttatgttgTCTGAGGCGGTGTAAATCAATCTCGTgtactccttttaaaaaaaattgataacttTGAGACTCATATGAAAAATCGTGGGcctaatttttaacaaaatacaaaagaaatatGCAAGTCTTACATATcacatatataactatatctagcattactatatatatatatattagatattacCATCTGCATACTAAATTATTGATGAGCCAAATTAAGGGAGAAATAAGGCTGGAAAATGATTTACACAGTATTTTTTACAACAGTACTATacacaactatattttaaattaatggtatttttgtaaaacactttataaaaatatcctcaTCTTACAATATTACtgtgaaatattttataaaaatgtgttaTGTGTGCATCATTATTCCTGCTAGCTAGAAATGATCAAAACGAATATCATGATTATTACCTTGGCAACTCTCAGGTCCACTAGGGAGGTATGGGTTCCCATGATAACCATCGGAGCAATTGCAACGATACCCAGGGCCGTTGCTGGAATTGTAACAATAACTATTCGTTGCTTTACATGCATAGCTATCCTTTTTTTTCTTAGCATCTTCGCATGCCTCATTTCCAACTGCCCAATCAAGCACCAGTGTTACATCCTCTCTATTCTTCAgatctttgaaatctgagtatgaaaagttgtatgcttgTTCTTCCAATATAAATCCATAAGCACATTCACCGATGCCAATAGTTTTCGTGTCGTCGCTCAAGCTCCGAACACTTAGATTAAATTCGGTCGCTCCTTTCGGGATTTCTGTCTGACAACAGCCAATCCCAGAGCATGACCCGTTAACCACATCGGTGGCATGGTCGTTACAGAGTGACAAGCATCCAGTCGTGAAGCCCTCCTGTTCCACAGAGCCTTGAATAAACGAATAAACGCCACAACCCACGGCAGTGATCTTGTTCCTCTTATTTGAGACGCGAAAATTTGACAACTTGAACAAGGCAGAGTTGCCACTGTAGCTGATAGTTAGGGCGGAATTTTTGCTATTTGGTGAGGACGGTCCCTGCTGGCATCTTGTGTAAGGATCATGTTTATTGCATGCTTTGGGGTTGGCGAATTTACAAAGACTGGCAACGGGGTTTGAGACTCGCAGTTCACCATCCACTATTGATATGTTCTTGACAAACATATCAGGGCGCAGAGATGGTTTTCGAGGATGCGATATGTTGTTACAAGTGATGTTAAATGTTGAGTCAAGGTAACAGCCCTCGCTTGTTCCAAATGGGTAGGGGATGTCAACTTGTCCACATCTACGCTCACATGATAAATTGGGTTTAGATGCTGCTGGTGCtactaaaattaatatgatcagtaCCCCAAGTACTAGCAGAGGATGCAAAAGCTTTCCATTGAAGGCCATGGTCTTCCTTCAATTCCTGTGCTTtcttaaaaattaatctttCCTTGTGCTGCAGACAACGTcgaataattagaaaaaatatagacGGTATGGAgtcaaggtaaaaaaaaaaaaaaaaatgggaaaaaaaaagccTAAAAGATAGAGGTATAACCCAAAAAGTATTTTGTAGCAACgaccaacaacaaacaacctTGCACATTTAACTATGATGCATGGCAGTTCGAGATTGAAGAATTATAGATATGGCGTTGACAACAAGCAGTGTAAGTTCATGTAGAAGAGAGGAACAATGAAAAACAGGCAGTCGTAGCTGCAGACTAACTACATAAACATGCAAATATCATAATGCAAATATCATAAGGCCAGACTTTTGGTACATCAAACACAGATAACGGAACCTGGCAAAGATTACAAGGGACAGTACTGTTCAAAATAGATGATATTTTAAACTTAAGATTATCTGTCTCCTTCAATGTCAGAAAAGAAAGACGGATTATTGTTCTGAGCACTAAAAGAGATATAAGTAATTGCATGAGAAGATAACTCTCCATATATAGCTGGGTCTATGATCCTCACCTGTCGTTGTTGAGCACCACTTTGGAACATCATGAGGTGCCCAAGAGCGAAGATACATAACTAGGCAGATTTCCCCTTAGTGGCCGTAGGGCCGACTACTCCAAAGCTGtcaatatcatttttttgagaaaattacaCTTTTTAACAGCCTCGAATTTTCAAGTTGAAAAGTCAGTGTACCGAGCCGAGCTTCATGAATCACCCGTAACAAAACACTGAAACTACTTCGACTTCATATCAGATTTAAGATTAATTTCCATCAACAACCTGGTCATGATCTAGTTAGCATATTACTCTGTCTCGGAACTTTGACATATGGCTTTAATTAGCATGAATTCACGTGGTCTCTACTCTTTGCATCAGTATTGTGATTATCTCCTACATAAACATGCACATATCATAAACATTTTCAGGAAAAACAAGCAGCTCGAGTTGTAGAAGAGAAAAACAATGAAAAACAGGCAGTCGTATATCATAGGACTTATGATATATACACCAAACACAAAACGAGACCTGGCAAAGATTACAAGAGACTGTtcttaaattgatattttgaaCTTTAGATTATATGTCTGATCCTTCATTTTCAGGAAAGTGAAACGGATTTTTTTTCGGACGAGCACTAAATTAAAGAGAATTAATTGCATGAGCTGGTCTATGATCCTCACCTCTTTCGCGTTCTTGAGCACCTAGCTAGCCTCTTTGGAATATTATCAGCCACTTCCTTCAGCTGCCACGCTCTCTCTTCATCTTTCGCTCTACGTCCTTCAAGAACTTTAAACAACCTATTATCCATTTATAAACAACGCAGACTAGCCAATGTCCTCCAGccaatttacaattttttttttattattattatttaatttcccTTTAGTGGCCGTAGGGCCGACCACTCCAAAGCTATCAATACcatatttttgagaaaaatacgCTTTTTAACAAcctcaaattttcaaatccttcaaactatatattaatacaacaAAATTGACACCAGCTGATATATATAAGTCGATCtctaattaaaaacaaaacccTCAAAATAGCATACTTGTTCAATTTTGGCTTTCaagatgaatgaaaaataaagaatatggCACAATTCTTGACGGTCGAATTTTATCAAtagtttatatttttcagaTCATTAATTTTAGGatgcaatattttaatataCGTACTACGTACTTTTAGAGTGCAGATAATTGGTTGTTGAACGGTGTTCGATCTGTAGGACAATTAATTCCACCCTTTGCCGTAATATTGATCTTCCTGTAATAGTTATGGGACCGATCTTTTCAAAgctatagatttttttttttttttttttttttttttttttttttttttttttttttttaagggggaAAGCTACACTTTTTGCACCTTCAATTATCAAATGTTTCCcattttatatgatcataaattatatatcaaaatcacaCGTTATATcttctaattataaaaaataaaaaattcgaaTCCATGGAAACGCAAATTATAACATTGACCCCACAAGTCTGCAAATAACATTGACCCAATCGTCATTGACTAGAAAATAAGTCTGCATGCTGCAAACGCCAAAGGTGGAACCAAGTTAAACAATTAGTTAaggtaatgaaataaaagattacttcttttcttctttaaaagaaaattttgtttgctTCTGATCTACTTATGGAGGAGGAAAACTCCATACATCTGaagattaattaatttgcatgtcatttataaagaaaacaaagcaaaattTACACCTCAAAtgttttatatttacatatcaaagtattaaaacaaaaacaatttacACTTTTAAGTGTACTGCTCATTCAATTTCAACCATTTAGATTGACAATCAGatcttcacaaaatatttaCATTGTAAGTTTTTTATAGTTTCGATACAATGTTTCacttttaataatttagagTACAAAGTGTAAAATTACCAGAAGCAGCACGCAGGTGCAAAACCATGCATGTTGGATGCGACCAAATTATCAAGTATAAACCCTAATTAATAACCCAATTTATAAACCCTAATTAATTTCCcaattaactttttatttttctttggtttttgaaATCCTTCTAATTCCAGAATGAAAAGCGATATTTAGTAGGTTCACATGATGTACGTGATTGAGGATAATCATGTACTAGATGTCTATACCTTGCAAGCGGAAAAAGTTAGAAATGTCAATATCGTTCACAATTTCTTATATATGCGCCCATTAGGTAGGAAAAATTAATGATCATCTTGCTGTCCAATTAACTTTTCGTGCCCACGTGATTGGTCCTA
This is a stretch of genomic DNA from Carya illinoinensis cultivar Pawnee chromosome 15, C.illinoinensisPawnee_v1, whole genome shotgun sequence. It encodes these proteins:
- the LOC122297706 gene encoding wall-associated receptor kinase-like 1, with the translated sequence MAFNGKLLHPLLVLGVLIILILVAPAASKPNLSCERRCGQVDIPYPFGTSEGCYLDSTFNITCNNISHPRKPSLRPDMFVKNISIVDGELRVSNPVASLCKFANPKACNKHDPYTRCQQGPSSPNSKNSALTISYSGNSALFKLSNFRVSNKRNKITAVGCGVYSFIQGSVEQEGFTTGCLSLCNDHATDVVNGSCSGIGCCQTEIPKGATEFNLSVRSLSDDTKTIGIGECAYGFILEEQAYNFSYSDFKDLKNREDVTLVLDWAVGNEACEDAKKKKDSYACKATNSYCYNSSNGPGYRCNCSDGYHGNPYLPSGPESCQDINECISLPKPCAGNATCNNTDGNYTCTCRHGFEGDGMMPPGIGCRAKESQSRMIPIALGASTCLGILFLLIGGWGSYKVVKKRKRIERRQEFFKRNGGLLLQQQISQSELNVANTKLFNSKDLEKATDHFNDNRILGQGGQGTVYKGMLEDGRIVAVKKSKIINEGKLQEFINEVVVLSRINHRNIVKLLGCCLETEVPLLVYEFVPNGTLSKYLSDQNEEFPPTWDMRLRIATEIAGALYYLHSAASLPIYHRDIKSTNILLDDKYRAKVADFGTSRSVAIDQTHLTTLVHGTFGYLDPEYFQSSQFTQKSDVYSFGVVLVELLTGEKAISLTRTPEAKSLATYFICSMEENNLFDILDRRVLKEAVKEELITVANLAKRCLNLDGKKRPTMQEVSMELEAVKISQKASSLEMCKRDDRPTMTEVAVMLDGLRGKEKQTRKEADLNTEESEYLLSTYPHSLSIDVGVGCSSTSTLDST